The sequence TGTATTCTCTTTGAATAGTTAGAGCAATTCATCCAGGCGCTCACCCCACAGCAGATTGCCCGATTCTTGTTATGTCTCATCTCTTTTAACATCAATTTAGGTATTGCATTGAACACCTTTCTCGGTTCATCATAAATTCCAAGGTGCCTTCCCAATCTACAAGGGTCCTGAAATGTAATGACCCTATCAAGTTCTTTCAGTCTTATCTTTTTTTCATCTATTGCCCTGGCGATTATCTCTGAGATATGATACATCTCAATACTGAAATCAAAATATTTTGCATAATCAAGTTTGAATGTCCTATAGCACTCAGGGCAGGAAAAGATTATTTTCTTTATACCCGAGTTTTTAATCAGATTAACATTCAACTGGGCAAGTTTTTTGAAATTCCCAAAATCTCCCTGCCATAATAAATCATGGCCACAGCATCGTTCGTCTTTAAATAAGACTGGATTTATTCCAATGTGATTCAAAATCTTTATACTCGCATTTGCAGTGGTAGTAGGCATAACACCAATATCGCTGAATAATACATCAAAGAATGGAGCACAACCCACAAAAAATAATGTATCAGCATTTTCGCTTATCTTCAAACTTTTATCTAGCCAGTCCATCCTTCTTGGATTTAACCCTGGTGATGACATTATCCTCATCATTGACTGTGCAGCACCACCGTGTGAACATAATGCCTCTTCACCAAGTTTTGTTGCCTCAAGCCTTATTGCCTGGGTGAGTTCAATATAATTTATCCCGGCCGGACAGGTCTCATCACAAAGCTGACAGGTAAGGCAACTCCAGATATTTTTATCCTTTAATAAATCACTATTTAAACCCCGCAATGCCCG comes from candidate division WOR-3 bacterium and encodes:
- a CDS encoding (Fe-S)-binding protein; translated protein: DLVLGIWNLRRSGFLITLYHGESMLLADAIRNSRALLCLECGKCTGICPVSRFNHNYSPRILLNRALRGLNSDLLKDKNIWSCLTCQLCDETCPAGINYIELTQAIRLEATKLGEEALCSHGGAAQSMMRIMSSPGLNPRRMDWLDKSLKISENADTLFFVGCAPFFDVLFSDIGVMPTTTANASIKILNHIGINPVLFKDERCCGHDLLWQGDFGNFKKLAQLNVNLIKNSGIKKIIFSCPECYRTFKLDYAKYFDFSIEMYHISEIIARAIDEKKIRLKELDRVITFQDPCRLGRHLGIYDEPRKVFNAIPKLMLKEMRHNKNRAICCGVSAWMNCSNYSKRIQITRLKEAKESGADLLITACPKCEIHFNCAMKETLEAQRQEEIKIETKSLENLVAEAMEG